In Ilumatobacter fluminis, the following proteins share a genomic window:
- a CDS encoding CaiB/BaiF CoA transferase family protein, with amino-acid sequence MSIAPSSAGPLEGIRVLELGSFIAGPFAGQLFGDYGADVIKIENPGTGDPMRSWGVTTDDGDSLWWPAIARNKRSVVADLHDPDGLAFVRALADTADIVLENFRPGRLAEFGLDDETLRSTNPGVIVVHVSGFGQTGPRAAEAGFGSIGEAVGGIRHTTGDPDRPPARCGISLGDSLAAMHAVMGALAALHERERSGVGQSVDVAIYEAVASLMESTMVDYEVGGVVRQRSGGVLPGVAPANAYPCADGSEVLIAANADTVFRRLAAAMAPDLAGTDLSTDDRFAEHGPRGRNADELDRIVADWASTRTSADLLALLAEHGVPAGRVYTAPDMITDPHYLARDMVVRRTARAGFETPMNGIVPRFSRTPGSVRDVGPNLGEHTDEVRAELAARAGRAEHRRTNETSDG; translated from the coding sequence ATGTCGATCGCACCGTCTTCGGCCGGCCCGCTCGAGGGCATCCGGGTCCTCGAACTCGGCAGCTTCATCGCCGGCCCGTTCGCCGGCCAGCTGTTCGGCGACTACGGCGCCGACGTGATCAAGATCGAAAACCCCGGCACGGGCGACCCGATGCGTTCGTGGGGTGTGACCACCGACGACGGCGACAGCCTGTGGTGGCCCGCGATCGCTCGCAACAAGCGGTCGGTCGTCGCCGATCTCCACGACCCCGACGGGCTCGCCTTCGTCCGGGCGCTGGCCGACACCGCCGACATCGTGCTCGAGAACTTCCGGCCCGGCCGTCTCGCCGAGTTCGGTCTCGACGACGAGACCCTGCGCAGCACCAACCCCGGCGTCATCGTCGTCCACGTCTCTGGGTTCGGTCAGACCGGACCGCGAGCCGCCGAGGCCGGGTTCGGATCGATCGGCGAGGCGGTCGGCGGCATCCGACACACGACCGGCGACCCCGATCGCCCACCGGCCCGATGCGGCATCAGTCTCGGCGACTCGCTCGCCGCCATGCACGCGGTGATGGGCGCACTCGCGGCGCTGCACGAGCGAGAGCGGAGCGGCGTCGGGCAGAGCGTCGACGTGGCGATCTACGAGGCCGTTGCCTCGTTGATGGAGTCGACGATGGTCGACTACGAGGTCGGCGGAGTCGTCCGCCAGCGATCCGGTGGCGTCCTGCCGGGCGTCGCCCCCGCCAACGCCTATCCCTGTGCCGATGGATCAGAGGTGCTGATCGCCGCCAACGCCGACACGGTGTTCCGGCGCCTGGCCGCAGCGATGGCGCCCGATCTCGCGGGCACCGACCTGTCGACCGACGACCGGTTCGCCGAACACGGGCCGAGGGGGCGCAACGCCGACGAACTCGACCGGATCGTCGCCGACTGGGCATCGACCCGCACATCGGCCGACCTCCTCGCGCTCCTCGCCGAACACGGCGTACCCGCCGGACGCGTCTACACCGCGCCCGACATGATCACCGACCCGCACTATCTCGCCCGCGACATGGTCGTGCGCCGGACCGCCCGCGCCGGCTTCGAGACACCGATGAACGGCATCGTGCCGAGGTTCTCCCGCACGCCGGGCTCGGTGCGCGACGTCGGGCCGAACCTGGGTGAACACACCGACGAGGTGCGGGCCGAACTCGCCGCACGAGCGGGACGCGCGGAGCATCGTCGGACGAACGAGACTTCCGACGGTTAG
- a CDS encoding VOC family protein has protein sequence MNEFEFRGINHLALVCEDMGRTVDFYEGVLGMPLTKTIQLPGGGQHFFFDCGGGDSLAFFWFPDAPARAPGIASPAGRVDRGDFVTAHGSMNHVAFDVPAERIDEYVERLRAAGVDCTDVANHDDSEFGIAAEPHDGVFVRSIYFMDPDGILLEFAAWQRRLTTDDVRHAPARPISA, from the coding sequence ATGAACGAGTTCGAGTTCCGGGGGATCAATCACCTCGCGCTGGTGTGCGAGGACATGGGCCGCACGGTCGACTTCTACGAGGGCGTGCTCGGCATGCCGCTCACGAAGACGATCCAGCTGCCCGGGGGAGGCCAGCACTTCTTCTTCGACTGCGGGGGCGGCGACTCGCTCGCGTTCTTCTGGTTCCCCGACGCGCCGGCGCGCGCACCCGGCATCGCATCCCCGGCGGGTCGGGTCGACCGCGGCGACTTCGTGACCGCCCACGGCTCGATGAACCATGTCGCCTTCGACGTGCCGGCCGAGCGCATCGACGAGTACGTCGAGCGCCTGCGCGCCGCCGGCGTCGACTGCACCGACGTCGCCAACCATGACGACTCCGAGTTCGGGATCGCCGCCGAACCCCACGACGGGGTGTTCGTCCGCTCGATCTACTTCATGGACCCCGACGGCATCCTGCTCGAGTTCGCCGCGTGGCAACGCCGGCTGACCACCGACGACGTCCGCCACGCGCCGGCTCGACCGATCTCGGCCTGA
- a CDS encoding carboxymuconolactone decarboxylase family protein, with the protein MPRLDPVSRADNTDPLVESMYGLLFGDRDPAVEPGTATGTPGDWWTVFANDTKVFEHAIQGFGVYRSVSIDPILREWAQARAGYATQSQFVFSQHCKALRGLGATEEQIAAIPHWSAADCFGEVDRLVLAYTDCLVYDLGRVPDALFDRLRGHFSDRELLELTYVASLYMMHGVMSRALRTEWDDVDERVTEVFVDDADDDLLRISADDVESSDGEAG; encoded by the coding sequence GTGCCGCGCCTCGATCCCGTCTCCCGCGCCGACAACACCGACCCGCTCGTCGAGTCGATGTACGGCCTCCTGTTCGGCGACCGCGACCCGGCGGTCGAGCCCGGCACCGCGACGGGGACACCCGGCGACTGGTGGACCGTCTTCGCCAACGACACCAAGGTCTTCGAACACGCCATCCAGGGCTTCGGCGTGTACCGATCGGTCAGCATCGACCCGATACTGCGCGAGTGGGCACAAGCCCGCGCCGGGTACGCGACCCAGAGCCAGTTCGTGTTCTCCCAGCACTGCAAGGCGCTGCGCGGCCTCGGCGCGACCGAGGAGCAGATCGCTGCGATCCCCCACTGGTCGGCAGCCGACTGCTTCGGAGAGGTCGACCGGCTCGTCCTGGCCTACACCGACTGTCTCGTCTACGACCTCGGCCGCGTGCCCGACGCCCTGTTCGACCGGTTGCGTGGACACTTCTCCGACCGAGAGCTGCTCGAACTCACTTATGTTGCGTCGCTCTACATGATGCACGGCGTCATGTCGCGCGCGTTGCGCACCGAGTGGGACGACGTCGACGAGCGGGTCACCGAGGTTTTCGTCGACGATGCCGACGACGACCTGCTCCGCATCTCTGCCGATGACGTCGAGAGCAGCGACGGCGAGGCCGGATGA